The Nostoc sp. 'Lobaria pulmonaria (5183) cyanobiont' DNA window ATCCGGCGGCCAGTGCCTTAATTTTGTCTGAGAAAGTAGCGAAGAATAGCAAATTCTGTCGCTGTTTGGGCAGGAGTGAGAGGATGCGGCGGATATCATTAATAAAACCCATGTCCAGCATCCGATCGGCTTCATCCAGCACCAAAACCTCAATCTGCGATAGGTTCAGCGTACCCTGCTGTACGTGGTCTAGCAGTCGCCCTGGAGTAGCGACCAAAATATCCACTCGGCCCCTTAAACGCTGTTTTTGCAGATTAATACTGACTCCGCCAAACATCACCATTGAGTTGAGATTTAAGTACTTGCCGTACTCGCGCACGCTTTCTTCTACTTGTGCAGCGAGTTCACGAGTCGGAGTGAGAATCAACGCTCGGATTGGTGGGTATCCATTAGACGTACCTTTGCTTTTGTTAGACGACAACCGATGCAAGAGCGGCAGTGTAAAACTAGCGGTCTTTCCAGTACCAGTTTGTGCCCCAGCTAATAAATCTCTACCCGACAAGACAGCAGGAATGGACTGCATCTGGATTGGCGTGGGTTCCGTGTACCCTCGTTCGGTAACAGCACGGATAATTTCATTGGACAAGCCGAGATCGGAAAAAGACATAAGACTCCAAAAATAACATCGGCCTGTCACCAATGATGGCGTCAGTCTTAGGCGGACGGATAAAAATTATTGAAAAGCTGGATGGGCAGTAGCGCAAAGACTGAGAGCGAGTGCCGCAGTCCCTCATTCTAACAGATTGCCGTCTATTGTGTTGTTAAAGTTGCTCTGATTCAGTGTTGTGTTAAATTGGCATTACCTGCTTGTAAAGCAAAGTATTGAACAAATGGGAGAAATTCATTATCGCAATCCAAAAGCAACTGATTAATTCACAAATCAAATCACCTAGCGTCTTCTTGATTGACCATGAAAATAACAATCGTGGTCTGATCGATACCAATGAGGCGTTACAGCTAGCCGAAAGCTTAGAGCTTGACTTAGTTGTAGTCTCCCAAGGTAAAGACGCTCCAATCGCCAAGATTCTCAACTATGGCAAGCTTCAGTATCAAAAGAAAAAACGTCAGAGTCAAAGTGCTAGACCCACGGTAAAGGAAGTTCGATTCGGTCTAAACGTGGGTGTGGCTGATTACAATTTACGCATTGAACAAGCAGGTGAGTGGTTAAGTAAAGGCGATTCTGTCAAGTTTGCCATTCGTTTACGAGGCCGAGAACATCAATATCGTGACAAAGCGGGAGAACTGCTAGACCGAATTGCAAACGATCTCAGTCAAGTAGGTAAAATCCAGTCGCTGGATAAACGCGCCCTAGTTGTTCAAGTCATTCCTGCTTAGTTATCTGGCGATCGCTAGGGGATGTATTTGTGGCAGCTTGTAAGGAACGAAAAAAGCCGGACACAGTACTGTAGCTTCTATGGAAAAAACAGTCAACTGTTACTCAAGGTAAATTTGACTTTCCGACCAAACAAGCGCCACGCGCCGGGATATAACCAATCAATCGGCGCATTTAGCGATCAGGTGTGTCAAGGCATCAATTAGGCGATCGC harbors:
- the infC gene encoding translation initiation factor IF-3, with amino-acid sequence MNKWEKFIIAIQKQLINSQIKSPSVFLIDHENNNRGLIDTNEALQLAESLELDLVVVSQGKDAPIAKILNYGKLQYQKKKRQSQSARPTVKEVRFGLNVGVADYNLRIEQAGEWLSKGDSVKFAIRLRGREHQYRDKAGELLDRIANDLSQVGKIQSLDKRALVVQVIPA